The genomic segment TAGTTGAGATGCGCGATCTCCCGCGCGTACCAGAAGTAGCGCCGGGGCGGATTGACACCGTCCCCGATGTCGGAGTGGCCGTGCGCGTCTCCCCAGTAGACCCGAAGCGCCGCGCCTCCGCTTCTGGCACGGAGATCCTCCTCTGACGCCACCACGCGCACCGGCCCCACGGATGCGGGGGCCTCGCCCGTGTCGCAGGTGACCGTTCCGCGATGAATCCCCGGCGTATGGAATGTGACCAGGACCGCGGGCTTGCGCGGTTTCGCGGCGGCCTCCGGGGCTGTCAGCTCCGCTCTGGGGTCATCGACCCGGAGAATGGCCTGTCCGGTCCATTCGGGCCCGGGAAGCCCCCTCTCGTCGATCGCGGAGACGAGCAGCGGAACCGGCACCCCCGCCAGTACCACCGAGGGGAGTGTCGCGTGCAGGCGAAACGGGCTTGAGGGGGGCGGCTCGCTCTCCTCCTTGCCGCATCCCGCGAGAAGAAGGAGCGTGATCGGGACGAAGAGGGCGCAGATTCCGGGCTTCGGGAGATTCACGGCGCGCATCCGGTGGAGAGTCGGTGGATCATCGCATCAGCGCGCCCCAGAATACTCCGATTTCACCGGCACGCCCTCGAAAATCGGGAGAATCGCGCCGCCGGACTCTCGGTTGCCCGCGGTCGCCCGGGCGCGTACCCTCCCGGGGCGCGCGCCCGGACTATTGGAGGGTACTCTTGCGAATCTCCCGGCTTCTGCGTTCCGGGTTTCTGGATCTGGACTTCCAGCCCGAGTTGCCCGAACCTCCGCCGGACGAGGACTCCGCGCCGTCCCGGCGTTATCTTCGCGACTGCCGGGAGCAGATCCTGCGCGGACTCGTGGAGCGGCTGGAGCCGGGCGGGGGGATCGCGCACCCGCGGCGCCTGCTGCGGGAGTTGGTGGCCCGGGAGCGGCAGTTTTGCTCGGCCGTCGGCGACGAGGTGGCCATTCCGCACCTGCGGACACTTCAGGTGCGGAAGATGCGGCTCGGCCTTGCCCGATCGCCGATGGGGCTGCCGTTTGGAGAGGGAGGAGAGCCGGTCCGTCTCTTTCTGCTCCTGGTGGGGCCTTCCGGAGAAGAGGCCGCCTACCTCCGGGTCTTTCGCGCACTCGCGGGGACGCTCCGGATTCCGGAAGAGCGGCAGCGACTCATGGAGATGGACGAAGAGTGGGAGATCATGAGGCTTCTTGATGTCGGATGAACGCCGGTCGCCGTCCGCCCGGCGACTCGAGGAACTGAAGCGGCTTCCGGAAACGGTCCGGCGCGGTCCGGTGCGTCCGTGGAAGCGCGCTCCGCTGGAGATCCTCCGTGCGTTTCGTCGCGACCAGTGTTACTTCCTGGCCGCCGGGATCAGCTTCTACTTCATGCTCTCGCTCATCCCCATGCTGATGATCCTTCTTGCGCTCATCGGGAACTTCCTCCGCGGGTCCACTTCCGTCGCAGAGGATCTCCTGGCCGCTGTTCACGCCTACATCCCCTTTCTGACGCAGGAGATCATCGCGAACATCGAAGCCGTCATCGCCAACCCCGCACTTCTCGGGTGGATCGGCGGCGCCGCGCTGTTCCTTTCGACCGACCTGGTCTTCGTGGCGGTGCAGTTTTCGCTCGATCGGATCTTCATCCCCGGGCGGCGCAGTTTCCTTCGCTCGAAGATGCTCTCCGTGCTCCTGGCCGTCATGGTCTTCCTGGTTGTGCTCGGGACGATTGCCGTGAATGCCGTGGACCGAAGCCTTGCCGTGATCGAAATGAACGCGTTTGGCGGGCCGGGGATCGAGGTGGGACTTCACCTGTCCACCTGGGTGATCGGGATTCTCCTGATCGCGTGTTTCACGCTGGCGATCCGGGTTCTTCCCCACGCGATCATTCCCCTTCGGTACGCGTTCTGGGGGGGGATCGCGGGGTCCGTCCTGTGGCTGATGGTGAAGTTCTACTATGTCTGGTATCTGGAGAATGTCTCGAAGGTGGGGCCGCTGTTCGGGTCGCTGTCGGCGGTGATCATGACGCTGCTGTGGGTCTACATGTCCGCGCTTGTCTTCCTGCTGGGGGCGGAGTTCACGGCGTGGCTGGTGAGGACTGATCCGCGAAAGAAGTTTGCGGAGTCCGGTCCCGGAGACGATTCCCGGCACTCCGATCGAGTGGAAACCGGAGAGACGGCCGCGTAGAGATCGGCCCCGGGAGCGCAACATACCGGCCCGCGCCGTCCAGAGGACAACGCGGGCTTGCGTGCGGTCAGTCCAGCCGCGCCAGTTCCGCTCTGGCCAGATGGAACGGGAACTCCCGCCCCTGGGTGGCATCGACAGACCGCGTGTAGTGTCCGCGGGCGATGTCCTCCATCGACTCCATCAGTGCGGCAAAGCCCAGGAAGAAGTGCATGTCGTTTTCGAATCCTTCGAGGAACGCGACATCCTCCAGGTACTTCTCCACCAGAAGATCTCCGGCCAGGTACTCGGCCGACCGTACCGCGACACGCGCCACCGGGTCCGGGTCTTCGCCCGCCCGGCGTGGAATGTCCCGCCAGGTCCGGATGGCCATGTCCCGCATCCCCAGATTCGCGAGCGCAACGCCTTCCCAGAGCTGCGCGACCGCATACTGAGCGCGATTCCCGGAAGCGGGAACGCGGTCGAACGCGCGGACGGCCGCCTTGGGGTCGCCCATCGCCAGGTGCGAGAACCCGCGCCACCCGGAAGGCGACACGGGAACGGGTCCGACGACATCGAAGGAAGTGCCCCCCGGCAGCGTCTCGAACTTGCCGAGGGCGTCTTCAAAGCGCCCCTCTTCGTAATCGATGATCCCGGCCTGAAGCGTGAAGACACGGGAGAAGTCCGGATCATGCCCCAGCGCGCGGTTCGACTCCCGGAGAAGGTAGCGTGCGTCGTCGTAGTCGCGCACTTCCAGCGCCCGGCGAACATCTTCCAGACGGGCGGCGACCCGCTCCTGTGCCGTAATGCGCGGTGCGGGCGCGGGCGCGGAGAGTCTGTCGTTCCGTGCGGTGGTGTGAGTGGCCGGGCGAAGGGCGCCCTCCAGTGTCGGGAGGGAACTTCCCGGGTGCGACACAGCGGCGGTCGTCATGGAAGGCCCGCCCACCGGCGTTTCGGAGGATGTCGTCGTGTGCAGTACCAGCGCGAAGACCGGCAGGAGAAGGGCCGTCGCCGCGATGGCCACGGTTCGGACCGGCATGGATTCCTTGTCGCGAGTGTATCGCGGGATGTACTCGAGTTGCTGCGTGGAGGCAGCGGCGTGCGGTGCCGGAGTCGGCGGGGCGGGAGGTGCGGTCTGCGGGCGCTGGGCCTGGACCGTGGTCACCTGGTGCAGCCCGATCCACGACTGCCCCCCGACCTCGCAGACGCGGGCCGTTTCCGCGATCGCCTGTGCAGCCACTCCCTCGAGGGCCTGTGCCAGAGTCATCGGGCCGAGAACCCGCCCGTCCTGTCCTTCGACATAATAGAGCTTGTCGTTCATCAGGGACCTCTCAACGGTTGCGCGTGGGTGGGCCGGGGTTGAGCGCCGGTCAGGCGGGATCCCGGGTTTCCCTTCTGTCGAGTGGAATCGGTCGTCTCGAGGCCGGACTTGAGCGTGGGCCTCGTGCCGGGCCCGGCGCCACATATCGAGGCTGGAAAGGACGCGTTGTTTCGGCGATTCTCTCCCCCGGTGACAATCGCCCGACGCTCCGCACTTCGATGGACCCTGCCGTGCCGCACGCCAGGGTCC from the Gemmatimonadota bacterium genome contains:
- a CDS encoding PTS sugar transporter subunit IIA, whose translation is MRISRLLRSGFLDLDFQPELPEPPPDEDSAPSRRYLRDCREQILRGLVERLEPGGGIAHPRRLLRELVARERQFCSAVGDEVAIPHLRTLQVRKMRLGLARSPMGLPFGEGGEPVRLFLLLVGPSGEEAAYLRVFRALAGTLRIPEERQRLMEMDEEWEIMRLLDVG
- a CDS encoding YihY/virulence factor BrkB family protein, yielding MSDERRSPSARRLEELKRLPETVRRGPVRPWKRAPLEILRAFRRDQCYFLAAGISFYFMLSLIPMLMILLALIGNFLRGSTSVAEDLLAAVHAYIPFLTQEIIANIEAVIANPALLGWIGGAALFLSTDLVFVAVQFSLDRIFIPGRRSFLRSKMLSVLLAVMVFLVVLGTIAVNAVDRSLAVIEMNAFGGPGIEVGLHLSTWVIGILLIACFTLAIRVLPHAIIPLRYAFWGGIAGSVLWLMVKFYYVWYLENVSKVGPLFGSLSAVIMTLLWVYMSALVFLLGAEFTAWLVRTDPRKKFAESGPGDDSRHSDRVETGETAA